In Urechidicola croceus, a single window of DNA contains:
- a CDS encoding DUF4199 domain-containing protein encodes MKQSILKFGGYGALTGGIIFMGSHFFSGKIDMGLLEIFGYISIFASLSFVFFGIKHFRDQFNNGTITFGKAIIIGLAISAIVGITIGILDIIYVTIINPNFANEYVQYTLDGMKKTLSPEVFEIQKAQLLEEMKAYDNPAFAGLFMFGIIFAIGMIISIISALILQRKN; translated from the coding sequence ATGAAACAATCCATTTTAAAATTTGGCGGATACGGTGCCTTAACTGGTGGAATCATTTTTATGGGAAGCCATTTTTTTTCCGGAAAAATTGACATGGGATTACTCGAAATTTTCGGTTACATCTCAATATTTGCTTCCTTATCTTTTGTTTTTTTCGGAATTAAACATTTTAGAGATCAATTTAATAACGGAACAATTACATTTGGAAAAGCAATTATTATTGGACTTGCCATCTCTGCAATTGTTGGGATTACTATAGGTATTTTAGATATTATTTATGTCACAATTATTAACCCTAATTTTGCCAATGAATATGTTCAATATACTTTAGATGGAATGAAAAAAACACTTTCTCCAGAAGTATTTGAAATTCAAAAAGCACAATTATTAGAAGAAATGAAGGCTTACGATAATCCAGCATTTGCTGGATTATTTATGTTTGGAATTATTTTCGCTATCGGAATGATAATTTCCATAATTTCAGCACTAATCTTACAAAGAAAAAATTAA
- a CDS encoding VOC family protein, giving the protein MDLGTFSISINVKDLNLSLIFYQKLGFKIIDGGHLNDSFPDSEKIKWRILETKTLKIGLFQGMFNENIFTFHNKDVLTIQDKLKSNGVIFRKEVDSKSTYKSAMLIDPDGNKIMLDQI; this is encoded by the coding sequence ATGGATTTAGGAACATTTTCTATAAGTATAAATGTGAAAGATTTAAACCTCAGTTTGATTTTTTATCAAAAATTAGGGTTTAAAATAATAGATGGAGGCCATCTAAATGATTCTTTTCCAGATTCAGAAAAAATAAAATGGCGAATACTAGAAACTAAAACACTTAAAATTGGGTTATTTCAAGGAATGTTCAATGAAAATATTTTCACTTTTCACAATAAAGATGTACTTACAATTCAAGATAAATTAAAATCTAATGGGGTTATTTTTAGAAAGGAAGTCGATTCAAAATCAACTTATAAATCAGCAATGTTAATTGATCCTGATGGAAATAAAATAATGTTGGACCAAATTTAA
- a CDS encoding VOC family protein, protein MKKRVTGIGGLFFKTTNPNESKDWYKKHLGLDTDDWGCTFWWKDKNGNKCSTQWSPFSKETDYFEPSKKEFMFNYRVENLVELLETLKEEGVTIVGEMQEYDYGKFGWILDNDGNKIELWEPIDSVFQ, encoded by the coding sequence ATGAAAAAACGAGTTACGGGCATTGGTGGATTGTTCTTTAAAACAACCAACCCAAATGAAAGCAAAGATTGGTACAAAAAACATTTAGGTTTAGATACTGATGATTGGGGATGTACCTTTTGGTGGAAAGATAAAAATGGTAATAAATGTTCTACTCAATGGAGTCCATTTTCTAAAGAAACTGATTATTTTGAACCTTCAAAAAAAGAATTTATGTTCAATTATCGAGTTGAAAACCTAGTCGAATTATTAGAAACTTTAAAAGAAGAAGGAGTTACTATTGTTGGAGAAATGCAAGAATATGACTACGGAAAATTTGGTTGGATTCTTGATAATGATGGGAATAAAATTGAATTGTGGGAGCCTATTGATAGTGTTTTTCAGTAA
- a CDS encoding TM2 domain-containing protein translates to MEIVDENGNVKNTTTQESKRVITGILGILLGSLGIHKFVLGYTKEGIILLVITVITFGIGSMLTGLIGLIEGIVYLTKSDQEFIDTYQINRRSWF, encoded by the coding sequence ATGGAAATTGTTGACGAAAACGGAAACGTAAAAAACACAACTACACAAGAAAGTAAAAGAGTAATTACTGGTATTTTAGGAATTTTACTTGGTTCACTAGGGATTCATAAATTTGTTTTAGGTTATACTAAAGAAGGTATTATACTTTTAGTAATTACGGTTATTACATTTGGAATTGGATCAATGCTAACAGGTCTTATCGGACTTATTGAAGGAATTGTTTATTTAACAAAAAGTGATCAAGAATTTATAGACACTTATCAAATCAATCGTAGAAGTTGGTTTTAA
- a CDS encoding DUF805 domain-containing protein: protein MNWYLKVLKQYSDFSGRARRKEYWMFTLFLMIFAIGAMILDNLLGFTFDMQGQSLGYGYVYLLYVLFALVPGLAVSVRRLHDVGKSGWMVLIGLIPFIGGIWLLVLFVTDSEEGTNNWGPNPKSEENEIGSIGLE, encoded by the coding sequence ATGAATTGGTATTTAAAAGTACTTAAACAGTACTCAGATTTCTCAGGAAGAGCAAGACGAAAAGAATATTGGATGTTTACATTATTCCTTATGATTTTTGCAATTGGAGCAATGATTTTAGACAATTTGCTTGGTTTCACATTTGATATGCAAGGACAAAGTTTAGGATATGGATATGTTTATCTTCTATATGTGTTATTCGCATTAGTTCCAGGTTTGGCAGTAAGTGTAAGGAGATTACATGATGTTGGTAAGTCTGGTTGGATGGTTCTAATAGGTCTGATTCCATTTATTGGTGGAATATGGTTGCTAGTTTTATTTGTGACAGACAGTGAAGAAGGGACAAATAATTGGGGGCCAAATCCTAAATCAGAAGAAAATGAAATTGGTTCAATTGGTCTTGAATAA
- a CDS encoding ArsR/SmtB family transcription factor: MGASKIDIYSKEVNDIAQMAKVFAHPARVAILQYISKQNSCICNDIVDEIGLSQPTISQHLKVINDANLLNGTYEGKSICYCLNTERFQEFQELFNSFFNTTKSNCC, encoded by the coding sequence ATGGGAGCGTCAAAAATTGATATTTATTCAAAAGAAGTAAATGATATTGCGCAAATGGCAAAGGTATTTGCGCATCCTGCCAGAGTTGCAATATTACAATACATCAGCAAGCAAAACTCATGTATATGTAATGATATTGTTGATGAAATAGGATTATCACAACCTACTATTTCTCAGCACTTAAAAGTTATTAATGATGCTAATTTACTAAATGGCACATATGAAGGTAAAAGTATTTGCTACTGCTTAAATACTGAACGTTTTCAAGAATTTCAAGAATTATTTAACTCATTTTTTAATACGACAAAATCTAACTGCTGTTAA
- a CDS encoding DUF6428 family protein, which translates to MKTQEFLSIINDNKDKALLFEYSPNLLVGTNYHITEVKHISIDSVDCGAQTDSWKETIIQLWESPSELGKTEYMSAFKALGILNKVAKMKSYNLESEIKIEYGNTHFHTAQLYVQGFVIKENNLIFKLSVAKTDCKAKEICGIPETNEETLISQVSCSPNSGCC; encoded by the coding sequence ATGAAAACACAAGAATTTTTATCAATTATAAATGACAATAAAGACAAAGCATTATTGTTCGAATATTCGCCAAATTTATTGGTTGGAACAAATTATCACATCACTGAAGTGAAGCATATTTCAATTGATTCAGTTGATTGTGGTGCGCAAACTGACTCTTGGAAAGAAACTATTATACAATTATGGGAAAGCCCAAGTGAATTAGGGAAAACTGAATACATGTCGGCTTTTAAAGCACTTGGAATCTTAAATAAAGTTGCTAAAATGAAATCATACAACCTTGAATCTGAAATAAAAATTGAATATGGAAATACACATTTTCATACTGCTCAATTATATGTTCAGGGTTTTGTAATAAAAGAAAACAACCTCATTTTCAAACTTAGTGTTGCAAAAACTGACTGTAAAGCGAAGGAAATATGTGGTATTCCTGAAACCAATGAAGAAACTTTAATATCACAAGTTAGTTGCTCACCAAATAGTGGATGTTGTTAA
- a CDS encoding GNAT family N-acyltransferase, with the protein MGLVTSKEVAKAVNLDKYGFIGTFFGWILMKILRISSLNKIYNKHKHLSDLEFFDALLDDLQIKFEIPEEDLKRIPKNGSFITISNHPLGGIDGILLLKLLVNKRPDYRIIANFLLHRIEPMKPYIMPVNPFEDRKDVKSSVAGVKEALMHLKENRPLGIFPAGEVSTYKDGKLVIDKPWEEGAIKFIKKANVPIIPIYFHAKNSRLFYVLSKVSDTLRTAKLPSELLSQKQRIVKVRIGKPISVKDQNQYENIDEFHDYIRKKTYMLANPFEKKSKTISDAASALKISKEPKKIVEQRNVTTIIKEVDDLRENGSRMMESKSYEVFFASAEKIPNLLYEIGRLREITFREVGEGTNNSIDLDEFDNHYHHLFLWDREAQKLVGAYRMGLGVTIFKKYGIEGFYTHSLFRFEPEMHTMMSETIDIGRAFIIKEYQQKPMPLFFLWKGIVHVTLRYPEHKYLTGGVSISNQFSNFSKSLMIEFMKSHYYDPYIAQFIRPKKEYKVKLKDADRDFVFDATQADLNKFDKVIDELEPGNLRMPVLIKKYIKQNAKLVAFNVDPKFNNAIDGLIFMRIADLPESTVRPVMEEFQAELEGKTFEESNK; encoded by the coding sequence ATGGGATTAGTAACTTCCAAAGAGGTAGCAAAAGCGGTAAATCTTGATAAGTATGGATTTATTGGTACTTTTTTTGGCTGGATATTAATGAAGATATTGCGTATTTCTTCACTTAATAAAATTTACAATAAGCATAAACACCTTTCTGATTTAGAGTTTTTTGATGCATTGTTAGATGATCTTCAGATTAAATTTGAAATACCAGAAGAAGATTTAAAACGAATTCCAAAAAATGGTTCATTTATAACTATATCAAACCATCCTTTAGGTGGAATAGATGGTATTTTACTTTTAAAATTACTAGTTAATAAAAGACCAGATTATCGCATTATTGCAAACTTTCTTTTGCATAGAATAGAGCCGATGAAGCCTTATATTATGCCAGTAAACCCTTTTGAAGATAGAAAAGATGTTAAATCAAGTGTTGCAGGTGTAAAAGAAGCATTAATGCATTTAAAGGAAAATAGACCTTTGGGTATTTTTCCTGCTGGAGAAGTTTCAACATATAAAGATGGAAAACTTGTAATTGATAAACCATGGGAAGAAGGTGCAATAAAGTTCATTAAAAAAGCTAATGTTCCTATTATTCCAATTTATTTTCATGCTAAAAATAGTAGACTTTTTTATGTTTTATCAAAAGTTAGTGATACACTAAGAACCGCCAAATTACCTTCTGAATTGTTGTCTCAAAAACAACGAATCGTTAAGGTTAGAATTGGTAAGCCTATATCTGTAAAAGATCAAAATCAATATGAAAACATAGATGAATTTCACGATTATATTCGAAAAAAAACATATATGTTGGCCAATCCTTTTGAGAAAAAAAGCAAAACTATTTCTGATGCAGCATCAGCGTTAAAAATATCAAAAGAGCCTAAAAAAATTGTCGAACAGCGTAATGTAACTACAATTATAAAAGAGGTTGATGATCTTAGAGAGAATGGTAGTAGAATGATGGAGAGCAAAAGTTATGAAGTGTTTTTTGCCAGTGCAGAAAAGATTCCAAATTTATTATATGAAATCGGCAGGTTACGTGAAATAACGTTTCGTGAGGTAGGTGAAGGAACAAATAACTCAATTGATTTAGATGAGTTTGATAATCATTATCACCATTTATTTTTATGGGATCGAGAGGCTCAAAAACTAGTTGGTGCCTACAGGATGGGATTAGGAGTAACTATTTTTAAGAAATACGGCATAGAAGGGTTCTATACACATTCATTATTTCGTTTTGAACCAGAAATGCATACAATGATGAGCGAAACGATTGATATTGGTCGTGCATTTATCATTAAGGAATATCAACAAAAACCAATGCCTTTATTTTTTCTTTGGAAGGGAATAGTCCATGTAACACTTCGTTATCCTGAACATAAATATTTAACAGGAGGAGTGAGTATTTCAAATCAATTTTCAAATTTTTCAAAGTCTTTGATGATTGAATTTATGAAATCACATTATTATGATCCTTATATAGCTCAGTTCATACGTCCTAAAAAAGAATACAAAGTGAAGTTGAAAGATGCTGATAGAGATTTTGTTTTTGATGCTACACAGGCTGATTTAAATAAATTTGATAAGGTAATAGATGAGTTGGAGCCAGGGAACTTGAGAATGCCAGTATTGATAAAAAAATACATTAAACAGAATGCAAAATTAGTTGCGTTTAATGTCGATCCAAAGTTTAATAATGCAATTGATGGACTTATTTTTATGCGAATAGCAGATTTGCCAGAAAGTACAGTAAGGCCAGTAATGGAGGAGTTTCAAGCCGAATTGGAAGGTAAAACATTTGAAGAAAGTAATAAGTAA
- a CDS encoding aspartate kinase: MKIFKFGGASVKDAKGVKNLVKVLKSQGVENTFIVISAMGKMTNAFEKIVNSYFYKEEELKIAIQFTRDFHFQLLKELFEDTKHPVYLYLDQIYAQISGFFIQNKSKDYNFIYDQIVPFGELLSTKIVSEYLNEIGIENNWLDVREFIKTDAIHRDAKVDWNQTERIISSTVDMTKLNITQGFLGGYGNITTTLGREGSDYTAAIFAYCLNAESVTIWKDVDGVLNANPTVFRDTVLLNQISYKEAIEMAYYGASVIHHKTLKPLENKLIPLHVRSFIDYNKKGTTVRKGNDLEPKVPCFIQKKNQILVSISTLDFSFIVENNLSDIFKYLHDFKLKVNLIQNSAISFSVCIEDKFGNFDAFFEKIHNNYKVYYNDNVTLYTIRHFDQESISRIEKNNKVLLKQTSRETIQILIE; the protein is encoded by the coding sequence ATGAAAATATTCAAATTTGGTGGTGCGTCTGTTAAAGATGCAAAGGGAGTTAAAAACCTAGTTAAAGTATTAAAAAGTCAAGGTGTTGAAAATACATTTATTGTGATTTCTGCAATGGGCAAAATGACTAATGCTTTTGAAAAAATAGTTAATTCATATTTTTATAAAGAAGAAGAGTTAAAAATTGCAATTCAATTTACAAGAGATTTTCATTTTCAATTATTGAAAGAACTTTTTGAAGATACTAAGCATCCAGTTTACTTGTACCTTGATCAAATTTATGCTCAAATAAGTGGGTTTTTCATTCAAAATAAATCTAAAGACTACAATTTTATTTATGATCAAATAGTACCATTTGGAGAGTTGCTTTCTACTAAAATTGTGAGTGAATATTTGAATGAAATTGGAATAGAAAATAATTGGTTGGATGTTCGTGAGTTTATAAAAACAGATGCAATACATCGAGATGCAAAAGTGGATTGGAACCAAACAGAAAGGATAATTTCTTCAACTGTAGATATGACCAAACTAAATATTACGCAAGGTTTTTTAGGAGGATATGGTAATATAACAACAACATTAGGAAGAGAGGGGTCAGATTATACTGCTGCAATTTTTGCCTATTGTTTAAATGCTGAAAGTGTAACAATTTGGAAAGATGTTGATGGGGTTTTAAATGCGAATCCAACTGTTTTTAGAGATACCGTTTTACTTAACCAAATTTCGTATAAAGAAGCAATTGAAATGGCTTATTATGGTGCATCTGTAATACACCACAAAACCTTAAAACCACTAGAAAATAAATTGATACCTCTTCATGTCCGTTCTTTTATAGATTATAATAAAAAAGGAACAACTGTTAGAAAAGGGAATGATTTAGAGCCTAAAGTTCCATGTTTTATTCAGAAAAAAAATCAGATCTTAGTTTCAATTTCTACTTTGGATTTTTCATTTATTGTTGAAAATAATTTGAGCGACATTTTTAAATATTTACATGACTTTAAATTAAAAGTAAATTTAATTCAGAATTCAGCGATTAGTTTTTCAGTATGTATTGAGGATAAATTTGGGAATTTTGATGCTTTTTTTGAAAAAATCCATAATAATTATAAAGTATACTATAATGACAATGTTACACTTTATACAATTCGCCATTTTGACCAAGAATCTATTTCGAGAATAGAGAAGAATAATAAAGTTTTGTTAAAACAAACTAGTAGAGAAACTATACAAATTCTAATAGAATAG
- a CDS encoding GNAT family N-acetyltransferase, which yields MKFAIRKGRKQDASAILGLIKHLAEFEKEPEAVEVTIEDIEEDGFGENPLFQVLVAELNDEIVGMALYYYRYSTWKGKTIHLEDLIVLEHMRKKNIGKALYDTVLKQGFEEKVRRVEWVVLDWNTPARNFYLNSGAKILQGWETVQMDEKGLKSYVLNKNL from the coding sequence ATGAAATTCGCAATAAGAAAAGGTAGGAAGCAGGATGCTTCTGCAATACTAGGTTTGATTAAACACTTAGCAGAATTTGAAAAAGAACCAGAGGCTGTAGAGGTTACTATAGAAGATATTGAAGAAGATGGTTTTGGTGAAAATCCATTGTTTCAAGTGTTAGTTGCTGAGTTGAATGATGAAATTGTGGGTATGGCCTTGTATTATTATAGATATTCTACATGGAAAGGTAAAACAATACATTTAGAAGATTTAATAGTTTTAGAACACATGCGAAAAAAAAATATTGGAAAGGCATTGTACGATACAGTGTTAAAGCAAGGTTTTGAAGAAAAAGTTAGAAGAGTTGAATGGGTTGTTTTAGATTGGAATACTCCTGCACGTAATTTTTATTTGAATTCTGGCGCAAAGATTTTACAAGGTTGGGAAACAGTTCAAATGGATGAAAAGGGGCTTAAAAGTTATGTTTTGAATAAGAATTTATAA
- the fbp gene encoding class 1 fructose-bisphosphatase, with amino-acid sequence MFQKNTTLGEFIIDKQKHFKYTTGELSRLINSIRLAAKVVNHEVNKAGLVDILGNASDINIQGERQQKLDVYANNIFMQTMTNRQIVCGVASEEEDDFVSIHSKNGGDNNKYVVLIDPLDGSSNIDVNVSVGTIFSIYHRVTPVGTPVQLEDFLQKGTKQVAAGYIIYGTSTMLVYTTGHGVNGFTLSPAIGTFYLSHPDMKFPETGSIYSINEGYYSHFPQGVKDYLKYCQEDTEDRPYSARYIGSLVSDFHRNMIKGGIYIYPTSSKAPKGKLRLLYECNPIAFLTEQANGLATDGYKRILEIEPTELHQRVPFFCGSKSMVDKVHSYMNQYPDDENY; translated from the coding sequence ATGTTTCAAAAAAATACGACTCTCGGCGAATTTATAATTGATAAGCAAAAACACTTTAAATATACAACTGGCGAACTTTCAAGGCTTATAAACTCCATTAGGCTAGCAGCAAAAGTAGTAAATCATGAAGTAAATAAGGCTGGATTGGTAGATATTTTAGGAAATGCATCTGACATAAATATTCAAGGTGAAAGACAACAAAAACTAGATGTTTATGCCAATAATATTTTTATGCAAACAATGACAAACAGACAAATTGTTTGCGGTGTTGCAAGTGAAGAGGAAGATGACTTCGTATCAATACATAGTAAAAATGGTGGTGATAACAATAAATATGTTGTACTTATCGATCCTCTAGACGGCTCATCAAATATAGATGTTAATGTATCTGTAGGGACTATATTCTCAATCTATCATCGAGTAACTCCTGTAGGAACACCTGTTCAATTAGAAGACTTTTTACAAAAAGGAACAAAACAAGTTGCTGCAGGTTATATTATTTATGGAACTTCAACGATGCTTGTTTATACTACCGGACATGGTGTAAATGGCTTTACTTTAAGTCCAGCAATTGGTACATTCTATTTATCACATCCAGATATGAAATTTCCTGAAACCGGATCAATTTACAGTATCAATGAAGGTTATTATAGCCATTTTCCACAAGGAGTAAAAGACTATTTAAAATATTGTCAAGAAGATACGGAAGATAGACCTTATTCCGCTCGATATATTGGTTCTTTAGTTTCAGATTTTCATAGAAATATGATTAAAGGTGGTATTTACATCTACCCAACTAGTTCTAAAGCTCCAAAAGGAAAATTACGTTTATTATATGAATGTAATCCAATCGCTTTTTTAACAGAACAAGCCAATGGATTAGCAACTGATGGATACAAAAGAATTCTTGAAATTGAGCCAACAGAATTACACCAACGTGTTCCTTTTTTCTGCGGAAGTAAATCTATGGTTGACAAGGTACATTCATATATGAATCAATATCCAGATGATGAAAATTATTAA
- a CDS encoding superoxide dismutase, with product MAFELPKLGYAYDALEPHIDARTMEIHHTKHHNGYTNNLNNAIAGTDLEGKSIEDILTGLDMTNGAVRNNGGGFYNHSLFWEVMNPEGKGYLSGELKDAIIAEFGSVDEFKTAFAKAAGTRFGSGWAWLCVHKGGKVEVCSTPNQDNPLMPGVGCGGTPILGLDVWEHAYYLNYQNRRPDYVQAFFNVINWNEVEKRYAEAK from the coding sequence ATGGCTTTTGAATTACCAAAATTAGGATATGCATATGATGCATTAGAACCACATATTGATGCTAGAACTATGGAAATACACCATACTAAACATCACAACGGATATACGAACAATCTAAACAATGCTATTGCAGGAACAGATTTAGAAGGAAAATCAATTGAAGATATTCTTACTGGATTAGATATGACAAATGGTGCTGTTAGAAATAATGGTGGAGGTTTTTACAATCACTCTTTATTTTGGGAAGTAATGAATCCTGAAGGAAAAGGATACCTATCAGGGGAATTAAAAGATGCTATTATTGCTGAATTTGGTTCTGTTGATGAATTTAAAACTGCATTTGCTAAAGCTGCAGGAACGCGTTTTGGTTCTGGATGGGCTTGGTTATGTGTTCATAAAGGTGGTAAAGTTGAAGTATGTTCAACTCCAAATCAAGACAATCCATTAATGCCTGGAGTAGGTTGTGGCGGAACACCAATCTTAGGGTTGGATGTTTGGGAGCATGCATATTACTTAAACTACCAAAACAGAAGACCAGATTATGTACAAGCATTTTTTAACGTTATCAATTGGAACGAAGTTGAAAAACGTTATGCTGAAGCAAAATAA
- a CDS encoding amidophosphoribosyltransferase, translated as MSDAIKHECGIALLRLLKPLDYYKKKYGTSFYGINKMYLLMEKQHNRGQDGAGFASVKFDMEPGKRYISRVRSNAQQPIQDIFAQINDRLNGVISNNPEKQDDIEWQKENMPYLGELYLGHVRYGTFGKNSIESVHPFLRQNNWKHKNLIVAGNFNLTNSNQIMQELIELGQHPKENTDTVSVMEKIGHFLDDEVEKIYQKCKKKEISKKDASEVIAKKLKVHKVLKRASKSWDGGYAMAGLLGHGDSFVLRDPAGIRPAFYYKDDEIVVVASERPVIQTVFNVPIEKVEELERGHALIVKRNGDTTIEPVLEQLPKKSCSFERIYFSRGSDADIYQERKNLGKNVFPQILKSINKDIKNTVFTYIPNTAETSFYGMFEAAEDILNEQKTAILLDGQRNLSAEKVTEVLSMRARMEKIAVKDVKLRTFIADDNSRDDLVAHVYDVTYGVVKPTDNLVIIDDSIVRGTTLKKSIIKILDRLNPKKIVVVSSAPQIRYPDCYGIDMARIGDFIAFRAALELLKETNQYHIVGDVYEKCKGQKNYVDGDVQNFVKEIYAPFSYEQVSDKIAEMLKTEDIKCGVEVIYQTVEDLHKACPNHLGDWYFTGDYPTPGGNRVVNSAFINFYEGNNKRAY; from the coding sequence ATGAGCGACGCTATTAAGCACGAATGCGGAATTGCACTTTTAAGACTTTTAAAACCGCTTGATTATTACAAGAAAAAATATGGAACTTCATTTTATGGAATAAATAAAATGTATCTTTTGATGGAAAAACAGCACAATCGAGGTCAAGATGGTGCAGGCTTTGCAAGTGTAAAGTTCGATATGGAACCAGGGAAACGATACATAAGTAGAGTGCGTTCAAATGCACAACAACCTATTCAAGATATTTTTGCCCAAATAAATGATCGATTAAATGGAGTGATATCCAATAATCCTGAAAAACAAGACGATATTGAATGGCAAAAGGAGAACATGCCTTATTTAGGCGAACTTTATTTAGGTCATGTTCGTTATGGAACATTTGGAAAAAATAGTATTGAAAGTGTGCATCCATTTTTACGCCAAAACAATTGGAAACATAAAAATTTAATTGTTGCAGGGAATTTTAATTTAACTAATTCTAATCAAATCATGCAAGAATTGATTGAATTGGGGCAACATCCAAAAGAAAATACTGATACTGTTTCTGTAATGGAGAAAATCGGACACTTCTTAGATGATGAAGTTGAAAAGATTTACCAAAAGTGCAAGAAAAAAGAAATAAGTAAAAAGGATGCGTCTGAAGTAATTGCTAAAAAATTGAAAGTGCATAAAGTTTTAAAACGTGCCTCCAAAAGTTGGGATGGGGGTTATGCGATGGCTGGATTACTAGGTCATGGAGATTCATTTGTACTTAGAGATCCTGCGGGAATAAGGCCGGCATTTTATTATAAAGATGATGAAATTGTTGTTGTTGCTTCTGAAAGACCAGTTATTCAAACAGTATTTAATGTTCCAATTGAAAAAGTTGAAGAGTTAGAACGAGGTCATGCATTAATTGTAAAAAGAAACGGAGATACAACTATTGAGCCTGTTTTAGAGCAACTTCCTAAAAAATCATGTTCATTTGAACGTATATATTTTTCAAGAGGTAGTGACGCAGATATTTATCAAGAAAGAAAAAATTTAGGAAAAAATGTATTTCCTCAAATTTTGAAATCAATAAATAAAGATATTAAAAATACAGTTTTTACATATATTCCTAATACTGCTGAAACTTCTTTTTATGGAATGTTTGAAGCTGCTGAAGATATTTTAAATGAACAAAAAACCGCTATTTTATTAGATGGTCAGCGTAATTTATCTGCTGAAAAAGTTACAGAAGTACTTTCAATGAGAGCACGAATGGAAAAAATAGCAGTGAAAGATGTGAAATTAAGAACTTTTATTGCTGATGATAATTCTCGAGATGATTTAGTTGCTCATGTGTATGATGTAACCTATGGAGTAGTAAAGCCAACAGATAATCTTGTTATTATTGATGATAGTATAGTTAGAGGAACAACTTTAAAGAAAAGTATCATTAAGATTTTAGATAGATTGAACCCTAAGAAAATTGTGGTCGTCTCATCTGCTCCGCAAATTAGATATCCTGATTGTTATGGAATTGATATGGCTAGAATTGGTGATTTTATTGCATTTAGAGCGGCTTTAGAGTTGTTGAAAGAAACAAATCAATACCATATTGTAGGTGATGTTTATGAGAAGTGTAAAGGTCAAAAAAATTATGTTGATGGTGATGTTCAAAATTTTGTAAAAGAGATTTATGCTCCATTTTCATACGAACAAGTTTCAGATAAAATTGCTGAGATGTTAAAGACTGAAGATATTAAATGCGGTGTAGAAGTTATTTATCAAACAGTAGAAGATCTTCACAAAGCCTGTCCTAATCATTTAGGAGATTGGTATTTCACAGGAGATTATCCAACACCGGGAGGGAATAGAGTTGTGAATTCTGCTTTTATAAATTTCTATGAAGGAAATAACAAAAGAGCTTATTAA